One window of the Granulicella arctica genome contains the following:
- a CDS encoding energy transducer TonB, whose translation MKPARLLLIALALSTPLASSQAPVVNDEPITPPTIVYPTAAKEKHIQGIVELEVKVSEAGRVTAVRALSGPEELRQAAVDAYGLAAYHPLMRAGKAIPAVINTKVDFSLHEAPPSPDDLVQKDFEPVHERCETLERAKDPTALGVCQQALSIAARFTPTGHMVAHAVAFNDVAMTLLAEDKKKEAAAIGEDAVTTIADAYPGSLAAANAYITRAETRSRTGDPKRSIADCLAAEQILRGLLDQEKAPYLKQDMQSQLKGILRLHAVELRKNYQNAKAKTLEDEADKL comes from the coding sequence TTGAAGCCCGCACGTCTGCTGCTCATCGCCCTTGCCCTTAGCACGCCTCTCGCCTCCTCCCAGGCACCCGTCGTCAACGATGAACCCATTACCCCGCCAACCATCGTTTACCCGACTGCTGCCAAAGAGAAGCACATCCAGGGAATCGTCGAGCTTGAGGTAAAAGTATCCGAAGCCGGCCGCGTCACGGCAGTCAGGGCTCTCTCAGGCCCCGAAGAGCTACGGCAGGCAGCAGTCGACGCCTATGGGCTGGCCGCCTACCATCCGCTCATGCGCGCCGGTAAAGCCATCCCGGCGGTCATCAACACCAAGGTCGACTTCTCGCTCCACGAAGCCCCACCCTCCCCCGACGACCTCGTACAGAAGGACTTCGAACCCGTCCACGAGCGGTGCGAGACCCTTGAGCGAGCCAAGGATCCCACTGCCCTCGGAGTCTGCCAGCAGGCCCTCTCCATCGCCGCTCGCTTCACGCCGACCGGACACATGGTCGCTCACGCCGTCGCCTTCAACGACGTAGCCATGACGCTCCTCGCAGAAGATAAAAAGAAAGAAGCCGCAGCCATCGGCGAAGACGCGGTCACGACCATAGCCGATGCCTACCCCGGCTCTCTGGCCGCCGCCAACGCCTACATCACCCGTGCCGAGACACGATCACGCACAGGCGATCCAAAGCGCAGTATTGCAGATTGCCTCGCCGCAGAACAGATCCTGCGCGGACTTCTCGACCAGGAAAAAGCGCCGTACCTAAAGCAAGACATGCAGTCGCAACTGAAAGGCATCCTG